One genomic segment of Diceros bicornis minor isolate mBicDic1 chromosome 13, mDicBic1.mat.cur, whole genome shotgun sequence includes these proteins:
- the LOC131412888 gene encoding aflatoxin B1 aldehyde reductase member 3-like isoform X2: protein MSRLLSAPRAASGAPVRPATVLGAMGMGDSLDAAASAAAVRAFLERGHTEIDTAFFYTGGQSESILGGLGLGLGGGDCRVKVATKANPLGENSLKPESLRFQLETSLKRLQCPRVDLFYLHLPDHNTPVEETLRACHQLHQEGKFVELGLSNYASWEVAEICTLCKSNGWILPTVYQVETELFPCLRHFGLRFYAFNPLAGGLLTGKYKYEAEDEKQPVGRFFGYKFADIYRNRYWTEHYFKAIALMEKALQAAYGTSAPSMTSAVLRWMYHHSQLQGAHGDAVILGMSCLEQLAQNLVAAEEGPLEPAVVQAFDQAWHLVAHECPNYFR, encoded by the exons ATGTCCCGGCTGCTGTCTGCCCCGCGGGCCGCCTCGGGCGCCCCGGTCCGGCCCGCCACCGTGCTGGGCGCCATGGGGATGGGGGACAGCTTGGACGCAGCCGCCAGCGCCGCGGCCGTGCGCGCCTTCCTGGAGCGCGGACACACCGAGATAGACACGGCCTTCTTTTACACCGGCGGCCAGTCCGAGAGCATCCTGGGCGGCCTGGGGCTCGGGCTGGGCGGCGGCGACTGCAGAG TGAAAGTCGCCACCAAGGCCAACCCACTGGGTGAAAATTCACTGAAGCCTGAGAGTCTCCGGTTCCAGCTGGAGACGTCACTGAAGCGGCTGCAGTGTCCCCGGGTGGACCTCTTCTACCTGCACCTGCCGGACCACAACACCCCCGTGGAGGAGACGCTGCGCGCCTGCCACCAGCTGCACCAGGAG GGCAAGTTTGTGGAGCTGGGGCTCTCCAACTATGCCTCCTGGGAGGTGGCCGAGATCTGTACCCTCTGCAAGAGTAACGGCTGGATCCTGCCCACCGTGTACCAG GTGGAAACGGAGCTCTTCCCCTGCCTCAGGCACTTTGGATTGAGGTTCTACGCCTTCAATCCTCTGGCTG GGGGCCTGCTGACCGGCAAGTACAAGTATGAGGCTGAGGATGAGAAACAGCCTGTCGGCCGCTTCTTTGGGTACAAGTTTGCTGATATCTACAGGAATCG CTACTGGACGGAACACTACTTCAAGGCCATCGCCCTGATGGAGAAGGCCCTGCAGGCTGCCTATGGGACAAGTGCTCCCAGCATGACCTCGGCTGTCCTCAGGTGGATGTACCACCACTCCCAGCTGCAG GGTGCCCACGGGGACGCCGTCATCCTGGGCATGTCCTGCCTGGAACAGCTAGCACAGAACTTGGTAGCGGCTGAGGAAGGGCCCCTGGAGCCGGCCGTTGTACAGGCCTTTGATCAAGCCTGGCACCTGGTTGCCCATGAATGTCCCAACTACTTCCGCTAG
- the LOC131412888 gene encoding aflatoxin B1 aldehyde reductase member 3-like isoform X1 codes for MSRLLSAPRAASGAPVRPATVLGAMGMGDSLDAAASAAAVRAFLERGHTEIDTAFFYTGGQSESILGGLGLGLGGGDCRVKVATKANPLGENSLKPESLRFQLETSLKRLQCPRVDLFYLHLPDHNTPVEETLRACHQLHQEGKFVELGLSNYASWEVAEICTLCKSNGWILPTVYQGMYNVVTRQVETELFPCLRHFGLRFYAFNPLAGGLLTGKYKYEAEDEKQPVGRFFGYKFADIYRNRYWTEHYFKAIALMEKALQAAYGTSAPSMTSAVLRWMYHHSQLQGAHGDAVILGMSCLEQLAQNLVAAEEGPLEPAVVQAFDQAWHLVAHECPNYFR; via the exons ATGTCCCGGCTGCTGTCTGCCCCGCGGGCCGCCTCGGGCGCCCCGGTCCGGCCCGCCACCGTGCTGGGCGCCATGGGGATGGGGGACAGCTTGGACGCAGCCGCCAGCGCCGCGGCCGTGCGCGCCTTCCTGGAGCGCGGACACACCGAGATAGACACGGCCTTCTTTTACACCGGCGGCCAGTCCGAGAGCATCCTGGGCGGCCTGGGGCTCGGGCTGGGCGGCGGCGACTGCAGAG TGAAAGTCGCCACCAAGGCCAACCCACTGGGTGAAAATTCACTGAAGCCTGAGAGTCTCCGGTTCCAGCTGGAGACGTCACTGAAGCGGCTGCAGTGTCCCCGGGTGGACCTCTTCTACCTGCACCTGCCGGACCACAACACCCCCGTGGAGGAGACGCTGCGCGCCTGCCACCAGCTGCACCAGGAG GGCAAGTTTGTGGAGCTGGGGCTCTCCAACTATGCCTCCTGGGAGGTGGCCGAGATCTGTACCCTCTGCAAGAGTAACGGCTGGATCCTGCCCACCGTGTACCAG GGCATGTACAACGTCGTCACCCGGCAGGTGGAAACGGAGCTCTTCCCCTGCCTCAGGCACTTTGGATTGAGGTTCTACGCCTTCAATCCTCTGGCTG GGGGCCTGCTGACCGGCAAGTACAAGTATGAGGCTGAGGATGAGAAACAGCCTGTCGGCCGCTTCTTTGGGTACAAGTTTGCTGATATCTACAGGAATCG CTACTGGACGGAACACTACTTCAAGGCCATCGCCCTGATGGAGAAGGCCCTGCAGGCTGCCTATGGGACAAGTGCTCCCAGCATGACCTCGGCTGTCCTCAGGTGGATGTACCACCACTCCCAGCTGCAG GGTGCCCACGGGGACGCCGTCATCCTGGGCATGTCCTGCCTGGAACAGCTAGCACAGAACTTGGTAGCGGCTGAGGAAGGGCCCCTGGAGCCGGCCGTTGTACAGGCCTTTGATCAAGCCTGGCACCTGGTTGCCCATGAATGTCCCAACTACTTCCGCTAG
- the LOC131412886 gene encoding aflatoxin B1 aldehyde reductase member 4: MLAAASRAVVRALARSGVSCQRLPRLPEARTTAAAMSRSPQASLGAAVRPATVLGTMEMGRRMDAPASGTAVRAFLERGHTELDTAFMYSDGQSESILGGLGLGLGGGDCRVKIATKANPWEGKSLKPDSVRSQLETSLKRLQCPRVDLFYLHAPDHNTPVEETLRACHQLHQEGKFVELGLSNYASWEVAEICTLCKSNGWILPTVYQGMYNATTRQVETELFPCLRHFGLRFYAYNPLAGGLLTGKYKYEDKDGKQPPGRFFGNTWAEVYRNRFWKEHHFEAIALVEKALQAAYGTSPPTMTSAALRWMYHHSQLQGAHGDAVILGMSSLEQLAQNLAAAEEGPLEPAVVQAFDQAWHLVAHECPSYFR, translated from the exons ATGTTGGCCGCAGCGTCACGTGCCGTGGTGCGTGCCCTGGCTCGCTCCGGGGTCAGCTGCCAGCGTCTACCCCGGCTGCCCGAGGCTCGGACCACCGCTGCCGCTATGTCGCGGTCGCCGCAGGCCTCCTTGGGCGCCGCAGTCCGGCCCGCCACCGTGCTGGGCACCATGGAGATGGGGCGCCGCATGGACGCACCCGCCAGCGGCACGGCCGTGCGCGCCTTCTTGGAGCGCGGCCACACGGAGCTGGACACGGCCTTCATGTACAGCGACGGCCAGTCCGAGAGCATCCTGGGCGGCCTGGGGCTCGGGCTGGGGGGCGGCGACTGCAGAG TGAAAATCGCTACCAAGGCCAATCCCTGGGAAGGGAAGTCACTGAAACCTGACAGTGTCCGGTCCCAACTGGAGACGTCACTGAAGAGGCTGCAGTGTCCCCGGGTGGACCTCTTCTACCTGCACGCACCAGATCACAACACCCCCGTGGAGGAGACGCTGCGTGCCTGCCACCAGCTGCACCAGGAG GGCAAGTTTGTGGAGCTGGGCCTCTCCAACTATGCCTCCTGGGAGGTGGCTGAGATCTGTACCCTCTGCAAGAGTAACGGCTGGATCCTGCCCACCGTGTACCAG GGCATGTACAACGCCACCACCCGGCAGGTGGAAACGGAGCTCTTCCCCTGCCTCAGGCACTTTGGATTGAGGTTCTACGCCTACAACCCTCTGGCTG GGGGCCTGCTGACCGGCAAGTACAAGTATGAGGACAAGGACGGGAAACAGCCTCCGGGCCGCTTCTTTGGAAACACCTGGGCTGAGGTCTACAGGAATCG CTTCTGGAAGGAGCACCACTTTGAGGCCATCGCCCTGGTGGAGAAGGCCCTGCAGGCTGCCTATGGGACCAGCCCCCCAACCATGACCTCAGCAGCCCTCAGGTGGATGTACCACCACTCACAGCTGCAG GGTGCCCACGGGGATGCGGTCATCCTGGGCATGTCCAGCCTGGAGCAGCTGGCACAGAACTTGGCAGCGGCTGAGGAAGGGCCCCTGGAGCCGGCCGTTGTGCAGGCCTTTGATCAAGCCTGGCACCTGGTTGCCCACGAATGTCCCAGCTACTTCCGCTAG